The sequence below is a genomic window from uncultured Umboniibacter sp..
GATTGATGAACGTATGGTGAAGGCCTATAAGCAACTCCATCAGTTAGGTTGGTGCCACAGCGTGGAAGTGTGGGACGGTGATGAGCTTGTTGGCGGGCTCTACGGTATTGCTATGTTTCCATTCTTTTGTGGTGAATCCATGTTCAGCCGAAGCGCTAACGCAAGTAAGTTCGCTTTTTACGCGTTAAGTGAAAAATTGAACGAACTGAACTTTGACTGGATTGATTGTCAGATGCCAACTACGCATCTCAGTTCGTTGGGTGTTGCGGAGATTGATCGCAGTACTTGGTTTAATACGCTTATCAATACTGACGTTGATACTTCTCCTGTTGCGGAGCTATCAGCAGGAGGCACTATTGACCTATAAATTTGGCGTAGTACCACCACACCCCTGTCCTTACATCCCAGGAAATGAAGCGCGGAACATAGTCCTCTGGCCGGAAGAAATTGTTAACAAACACGTGGCGAGCCATTTAAATCTTAATGGATTTCGACGCAGTGGGGATCACCTGTATCGTCCGCACTGCGGCACTTGCAGTGCGTGTGAGTCAACCCGCGTGCGGGTAGCGGACTATCAGCTAAACCGAGCTAGTAAGCGATGCATTAAGAAAAACGATAAGTTACGCATCGAATGGGCTGCGGACTTCGATGACGAGCTGT
It includes:
- the aat gene encoding leucyl/phenylalanyl-tRNA--protein transferase, which translates into the protein MTIYRLLDDDLGFPSPISDEVEEDGLLAVGGDLSPQRLLNAYRHGIFPWFNSDDPLLWWSPPQRAVVSPAQVHCSRSTRKSAKRNTWTVTFNHSFDAVINACRMSSADRPDTWIDERMVKAYKQLHQLGWCHSVEVWDGDELVGGLYGIAMFPFFCGESMFSRSANASKFAFYALSEKLNELNFDWIDCQMPTTHLSSLGVAEIDRSTWFNTLINTDVDTSPVAELSAGGTIDL